The following coding sequences lie in one Struthio camelus isolate bStrCam1 chromosome 32, bStrCam1.hap1, whole genome shotgun sequence genomic window:
- the LOC138063539 gene encoding coiled-coil domain-containing protein 81-like, whose translation MGTILLLIPANGHRPAAHPSRWAPSCRLSQLMGTVLLLIPEPPSPAGAGEGRPGQCGAAGRVEEEEEEEEEEKEEEEEEEERSCFLITSRCGGDPGRGGQGWSSGTLARGGGVGRGCQRSPARACAEWFELAHPEHDMSFTSFPETLAVWEGVANYIVHQLMLNQGVRVIRLGTFDIVTEQAGGGKRGLLTVRRPVFRLSKNIAEVHGLTYDKAYVPGHKLSEPLKYARVASNISVPWKAVEACIEETMHLFSCCLESGKNAALVLKDIGMLVIQGVDVKMRFYRDFLRRLNGTEQLLEALLGMPEMRDSVLLGTETAASQTWSGHVIVFPEYKLESRARKPPVAPAKPSQEEEMGKDNASGKKGMEQLVPGRGTLPAKRLLFRERHPPPRITATNMQKGKGKKAEVKASRGSVLPAIGGSSSQKVEKGRRKDSADAMPPPEKLVKKIQKMPKQVEYHFRVMGEGILVFPPI comes from the exons ATGGGCACCATCCTGCTGCTCATCCCAGCAAATGGGCACCGTCCTGCTGCTCATCCCAGCAGATGGGCACCATCCTGCCGCTTGTCCCAACTGATGGGCACCGTCCTGCTGCTCATCCCg gagccaccgAGCCCAGCGGGAGCCGGCGAGGGGAGGCCGGGGCAGTGCGGGGCTGCGGgacgtgtggaggaggaggaggaggaggaggaggaggagaaggaggaggaggaggaggaggaggagaggagctgtttcctcatcACCTCCCGCTGCGGGGgtgacccagggcgaggaggacaaggatggagctctgggacgctggccaGGGGAggcggcgtgggcagagggtgccagcgCTCCCCCGCCAGG gcatgtgctgaatggtttgaGCTGGCCCACCCAGAGCATGACatgtctttcacttcttttccagagacccttgctgtctgggaaggtgtggctAACTACATTGTtcatcagctgatgctgaaccag ggAGTCAGAGTTATTCGGCTTGGGACCTTTGATATTGTGACTGAGCaagctggtggtgggaagcgtggtcttctgacagtTCGCAGACCCGTGTTCCGTCTTTCGAAGAATATTGCAGAGGTTCACGGCCTCACCTATGATAAGGCCTATGTTCCTG gtcataagctctctgagcccctgaagtatgctcgtgtaGCCTCGAACATCTCTGTTCCTTGGAAAGcagtggaggcttgcatagaagagaccatgcatcttttctcctgttgccTCGAGAGTGGGAAGAATGCTGCCCTTGTGTTGAAGGACATTGGCATGCTTGTTATTCAAGGGGTagatgtgaaaatgagattttacagagactttctgagaAGGCTGAATGGGACCGagcagctgctagaagctcttcttggg atgccagagatgagggattcagtcctcttgggcactgaaactgcagcttctcagacCTGGTCTGGTCATGTCATTGTCTTTCCTGA gtacaagcttgagagcaGAGCTAGAAAACCACCTGTGGCACCTGCGAAgcccagccaggaagaggagatgggaaaagacaACGCGAGTGGCAAAAAGGGAATGGAACAGCTGGTTCCTGGCAGgg gaactcTTCCTGCCAAGCGTCTCCTCTTCAGGGAGAGGCATCCTCCACCCAGAATAACAGCTACCaatatgcagaaaggaaaggggaagaaagctgaGGTCAAAGCGTCTCGTGGCAG tgtgctCCCAGCCATCGGAGGGAGCTCCTCACAGAAGgtggagaagggcaggaggaaggacagtgcTGACGCCATGCCCCCACCTgagaaactggttaaaaaaatccagaagatgcCAAAACAG gtgGAATATCACTTCAGAGTAATGGGGGAAGGGATTCTTGTCTTTCCTCCAATCTGA